The following proteins come from a genomic window of Pichia kudriavzevii chromosome 1, complete sequence:
- a CDS encoding uncharacterized protein (PKUD0A05000; similar to Saccharomyces cerevisiae YKR050W (TRK2) and YJL129C (TRK1); ancestral locus Anc_1.224): MRRSIYKLEGKLFPVTKRIVPNFIIAHYLYIVLLIILGSVVVYGQKNMSFVDCLFTIASASTQGGLATQQVNDMELYQQITIYFCCFFTSTIFVHGSLTLVRLYWYEKIFDNIKETSMMQYKKRRSKTIANMRSEAHARSQTFANKQYRDSHNASEGLTTRIKRHHDSTNTSAKLSNEKGNVVNLCGDNTVSISPQFPNIKFGDLPKPVKNDLQQSNYESMTSSVQQDLRRSKGNTTHKRKPMHYKMHKKLIKNKKRNQEKMALPHLNTSTNDFEMVELKQFLNESTMNQGTANFERSFSSPIQIRSGVPNDYFLYSTGSLKPFLRLKKIPKSNTLDYQLPSTTETKKDHFSENYGFKFLKRDLSKVFCKTETGANLEGLSDEEFIINYTFDVPSNYLSWTPTIGRNSNFIALTRKQKIELGGVEYQATMLLSKIIFVYYFGLNVLGSIMMVAYVTSKKEYANVIKADGVAPAWWGLFTSMSSLCNLGLTLNASNLMIVAQNAYVQIISAILILCGNTAFPICLRIIIWTMKKFTRPLTLFHDSLCFLLDHPRRCFTLLFPASATWWLAVVLITLNLADWMVFIVLDFDRSTLNYLPRGYQILCGLFQSISTRTAGFNVVNLATLNPAIQLGYMVMMYISVLPLAISIRETNVYEEQSLGIYHDQKVHPSEANTTWKYVAEHLRKQLSFDLWFLFIAIFIICICEAGKIQSDPNFGIFQIMFEVVSAYGTVGLSLGYPNTNTSLSGKFSRISKLVIVATLIRGRHRGLPDKIDRAILLSDDKINALDDLESYRYTAGNDTTHLSHTANLRSDVISERELTPEKADFSHKQLTGQITHLLSKTVDYVLTISNIKYFTTHQP, encoded by the coding sequence ATGAGAAGGAGCATCTACAAACTAGAAGGAAAATTATTCCCAGTAACTAAGCGGATTGTTCCAAATTTTATTATTGCACATTATCTCTATATTGTCTTGTTGATTATTCTTGgatctgttgttgtttatgGGCAGAAGAACATGAGTTTTGTCGATTGTTTGTTTACTATAGCAAGCGCTTCTACTCAAGGAGGATTGGCTACTCAACAAGTAAATGACATGGAATTGTATCAGCAAATtacaatttatttttgttgttttttcacatcaacaatttttgTTCATGGATCACTCACTCTGGTCAGATTGTATTGGTACGAGAAAATATTCGATAATATCAAGGAAACATCTATGATGCAATATAAAAAGCGTAGAAGCAAAACAATAGCAAACATGAGATCAGAAGCGCATGCAAGATCACAGACATTTGCCAACAAGCAATATCGTGACAGCCACAATGCGTCAGAAGGTCTCACGACTCGAATTAAACGGCACCATGATTCAACCAATACGTCTGCAAAGCTCAGTAATGAAAAAGGTAATGTTGTTAATCTCTGTGGTGACAACACTGTATCTATTAGTCCCCAGTTTccaaatatcaaatttggTGATCTACCAAAACCAGTGAAAAATGACCTTCAACAATCAAATTATGAGAGTATGACCAGCTCAGTACAACAAGATCTGCGTAGAAGTAAAGGAAATACTACTCACAAGAGGAAACCAATGCATTACAAGATGCATAAaaagttgataaaaaacaaaaaacgTAACCAAGAGAAAATGGCCCTACCGCATTTGAATACTTCAACCAACGATTTTGAAATGGTCGAACTGAAACAATTTCTAAACGAATCGACCATGAATCAAGGCACTGCTAACTTTGAAAgatctttttcttctcccaTACAAATAAGATCTGGAGTCCCcaatgattattttttgtataGTACAGGTTCACTTAAACCATTTCTACGGCTCAAGAAGATTCCAAAATCCAATACCCTAGATTATCAGCTACCTTCTACAACGGAAACTAAAAAAGACCACTTCAGTGAAAACTATGGGTTtaagtttttgaaaagagaCCTTTCAAAAGTGTTCTGCAAAACGGAAACAGGTGCAAACCTGGAAGGATTGtcagatgaagaattcaTTATCAACTATACATTTGACGTTCCCTCAAATTATTTGTCTTGGACTCCAACTATCGGaagaaattccaattttatTGCCTTAACTAGGAAACAGAAGATAGAGCTAGGTGGCGTTGAATATCAGGCTACGATGTTATTAAGTAAAATCATATTTGTATACTATTTTGGTCTCAATGTTCTAGGTTCAATTATGATGGTCGCCTATGTTACATCCAAAAAAGAATATGCTAATGTCATCAAAGCCGACGGGGTTGCACCAGCTTGGTGGGGATTATTTACATCCATGAGTTCACTGTGCAATTTGGGCCTTACCTTGAATGCAAGTAACTTGATGATTGTAGCCCAAAATGCATACGTTCAAATTATCTCTGCTATTCTTATTCTATGTGGTAATACTGCGTTCCCAATTTGCCTTAGAATTATTATTTGgacaatgaagaagtttACAAGACCATTGACGCTATTTCACGATTCTCTATGCTTTTTACTGGATCATCCCAGACGTTGTTTCACATTACTATTTCCCGCAAGTGCAACATGGTGGTTGGCCGTCGTTTTAATTACACTAAACCTGGCCGACTGGATGGTTTTCATTGTACTTGATTTTGACCGTTCTACACTAAATTATCTTCCTCGTGGCTATCAAATTTTATGTGGGTTATTCCAGTCAATTTCAACGAGAACAGCAGGATTTAACGTCGTCAACTTGGCGACCCTTAATCCCGCTATACAGCTTGGCTACATGGTGATGATGTATATTTCGGTCTTGCCTTTAGCGATTTCTATTCGTGAAACGAATGTCTATGAAGAGCAGTCTCTCGGTATTTATCATGATCAAAAAGTTCATCCCTCCGAGGCAAACACTACTTGGAAATATGTTGCTGAACATTTGAGAAAGCAGTTGTCTTTTGACTTGTGGTTCTTATTTATTGccatttttattatctGCATTTGTGAAGCCGGAAAGATTCAGTCTGACCCTAATTTTGGTATATTCCAAATCATGTTTGAAGTGGTTTCAGCATACGGTACCGTTGGTTTGTCTCTAGGTTATCCTAATACAAATACCTCACTCAGTGGCAAATTCAGTAGGATCTCAAAATTGGTTATTGTAGCAACTTTAATCCGAGGAAGACATAGGGGGTTGCCCGATAAGATAGATAGGGCAATTTTGCTATCGGATGATAAAATTAATGCATTAGATGACTTAGAATCATATAGATATACAGCTGGAAATGATACGACACATTTGAGTCACACAGCCAACCTAAGGAGTGATGTGATTTCTGAAAGAGAACTAACTCCTGAGAAAGCCGACTTCTCTCACAAACAACTTACTGGGCAAATCACACATCTTTTGAGTAAAACCGTGGACTATGTCTTGACCATATCAAACATAAAATATTTTACTACCCATCAACCATAA
- a CDS encoding uncharacterized protein (PKUD0A04990; similar to Saccharomyces cerevisiae YLR243W; ancestral locus Anc_8.397) → MSKVGVLTLGPAGAGKTTFCNSIMSYMESIGRTAHLVNLDPAAEPTEFSFSIDIRDLISVSDVQEELGLGPNGALVYCFEFLLDNLDWLDEQIGDYNNDYLIFDCPGQVELYSHVPVVPMLVQHLQQQLGFRLCCTYLLEAPFVVDRGKFFSGALSAMSTMIFLELPHINVLSKVDLVKESIAKRELKKFFNPDPALLEEVNDEDKGDYVTGNQKYRKLNKAIAQLVDDFGMVQFLPLDCSDKDSNKSVELIVSHIDDITQWNEGQEPKEPKDEIEIPEDDD, encoded by the coding sequence ATGTCAAAAGTTGGAGTTCTCACCTTGGGTCCTGCTGGTGCAGGTAAGACTACATTTTGTAACTCAATTATGTCATACATGGAGTCGATTGGACGTACAGCGCATTTGGTGAACTTAGATCCGGCGGCTGAACCTACTGAATTTTCGTTTTCAATCGATATACGTGACCTTATTTCAGTAAGTGATGTCCAGGAAGAGCTCGGATTGGGACCTAACGGTGCACTAGTATACTGCTTTGAGTTTTTGCTCGATAATCTTGACTGGTTAGATGAACAAATTGGAGATTACAACAACGATTATTTGATCTTTGATTGTCCCGGTCAAGTAGAATTATACTCGCATGTCCCTGTGGTGCCTATGTTAGTGCAGCATTTGCAACAGCAACTTGGATTTAGATTGTGTTGCACATATTTATTAGAAGCACCTTTCGTTGTTGATAGGGGGAAGTTTTTCTCTGGTGCATTAAGCGCCATGTCCACCATGATTTTCCTTGAGTTACCGCATATCAATGTTCTATCCAAGGTTGATTTAGTGAAGGAGTCTATTGCCAAGAGGGAACTAAAGAAGTTTTTCAACCCTGATCCGGCATTATTGGAAGAGGTAAATGACGAGGATAAAGGTGACTATGTTACTGGTAACCAAAAGTACAGGAAATTAAACAAAGCTATTGCACAGTTAGTTGATGACTTTGGTATGGTTCAATTTTTACCCTTAGATTGTAGCGATAAGGATAGTAACAAAAGTGTGGAATTAATCGTCAGTCATATCGATGATATAACTCAATGGAATGAGGGGCAGGAACCAAAGGAACCaaaggatgaaattgaGATAccagaagatgatgattaa